The proteins below are encoded in one region of Tiliqua scincoides isolate rTilSci1 chromosome 7, rTilSci1.hap2, whole genome shotgun sequence:
- the LOC136657525 gene encoding tetraspanin-7-like: protein MTVLKLFLMAFSFVFWAAGLTMLVIGIWAKTSLGTYLVLSANAYPNTPFIMLATGTAVIVWGFLGCIGAAIEHRCLLRTYGGFQLVVLVAGLVAGLSGLFYHKDIAEGFRSGLWKAIRSYDEDEEKAEALDSIQSSLDCCGVESYRDWFSSPWSKEQQAPNNSVPVSCCWSRKGCQHSPLPTDAWGIYRDGCFSKVYSFVSGNMLYIATAALGLALTQVVGIVLACLLAARILPRTEPPGATIPH, encoded by the coding sequence ATGACTGTGCTCAAGCTTTTTCTCATGGCTTTCAGCTTTGTCTTCTGGGCAGCTGGGCTGACCATGCTGGTTATTGGGATTTGGGCCAAGACGTCTTTGGGCACCTACCTGGTTTTGTCCGCCAATGCGTACCCCAATACCCCCTTCATCATGTTGGCGACTGGCACTGCCGTCATCGTATGGGGCTTTCTGGGCTGCATTGGGGCAGCCATCGAGCACCGTTGCCTGCTCCGAACGTACGGGGGCTTTCAGCTGGTTGTGCTGGTGGCAGGCTTAGTAGCCGGGCTCTCGGGCTTGTTCTATCACAAGGATATTGCAGAAGGGTTCCGGAGTGGGCTGTGGAAGGCCATCCGTTCCTACGACGAGGATGAGGAGAAGGCGGAGGCCCTGGATTCCATCCAGAGCAGCTTAGACTGTTGTGGGGTGGAGAGTTATCGCGATTGGTTTTCTTCACCCTGGTCCAAGGAGCAACAAGCACCCAATAACTCAGTGCCGGTGAGTTGCTGCTGGTCGCGGAAAGGTTGCCAGCACAGCCCTCTCCCCACAGACGCCTGGGGCATTTACCGCGATGGGTGCTTCAGCAAGGTCTACAGCTTTGTCAGCGGCAACATGCTCTACATTGCCACTGCCGCACTCGGGCTGGCACTCACGCAGGTGGTGGGCATCGTCCTGGCTTGCCTCCTGGCCGCCCGCATCCTGCCCCGCACTGAGCCCCCAGGAGCTACCATCCCACACTGA